One region of Brachybacterium saurashtrense genomic DNA includes:
- a CDS encoding F0F1 ATP synthase subunit B, translating to MILAEGEQSVPSWRLLVPLPSEIIWSLAFLIIFAVVFLKFVLPRLNAVLDERAEKIEGGLRNAEKVQEQVDQLKADQEQELAAARQEAASIREKARTDGQKIVDEARTRAESENERLLASGRQQLHAERVAASTELRGEVGTLASELASKIVGESLADDERSRRVIDRFLDDLESSQATTR from the coding sequence ATGATTCTTGCCGAAGGAGAACAGTCAGTCCCGAGCTGGCGCCTCCTCGTTCCGCTGCCGTCGGAGATCATCTGGTCGCTCGCCTTCCTGATCATCTTCGCGGTGGTCTTCCTGAAGTTCGTGCTGCCGCGGCTGAACGCCGTGCTGGACGAGCGTGCGGAGAAGATCGAGGGCGGTCTGCGCAACGCGGAGAAGGTCCAGGAGCAGGTCGACCAGCTCAAGGCCGATCAGGAGCAGGAGCTCGCGGCGGCCCGCCAGGAGGCGGCGTCCATCCGTGAGAAGGCCCGCACCGACGGCCAGAAGATCGTCGACGAGGCCCGGACCCGCGCCGAGTCCGAGAACGAGCGCCTGCTCGCCTCGGGTCGTCAGCAGCTGCACGCCGAGCGCGTCGCCGCCTCGACCGAGCTGCGGGGCGAGGTGGGCACGCTCGCGAGCGAGCTCGCCTCCAAGATCGTCGGGGAGTCTCTCGCCGACGACGAGCGCTCCCGCCGTGTGATCGACCGGTTCCTGGACGACCTCGAGTCGAGCCAGGCCACCACCCGATAA
- the atpE gene encoding ATP synthase F0 subunit C — MDPMILSELSGNVASVGYGLAAIGPGIGIGIIVGKTAEATARQPELRGQLQSTMFIGIAFTEILTLLAIVTGLLFG; from the coding sequence GTGGACCCGATGATTCTCTCTGAGCTCAGCGGCAACGTCGCATCGGTCGGCTACGGTCTCGCGGCGATCGGCCCGGGCATCGGCATCGGCATCATCGTCGGCAAGACCGCTGAGGCCACCGCGCGTCAGCCCGAGCTGCGCGGCCAGCTCCAGTCCACCATGTTCATCGGCATCGCCTTCACCGAGATCCTCACCCTGCTGGCGATCGTCACCGGTCTGCTCTTCGGCTGA
- the atpB gene encoding F0F1 ATP synthase subunit A: protein MQLVRLIVLAVVLIVMCVLASRAKLVPGRGQSIVELLIEFVNGTIIKNTLGMREGKRFAPFLITVFFFLLAMNLAGVVPGLNLAGTSVIGLPLLVALWTFVVYVSAGVKKHGIAGYLKHETAPPGLPKPIYLLLVPIEFLQVVLIRWASLTIRLLANMVAGHIMLVVFIGLTQGLLLSGSWLVAVSPFAGALAIGIYGFEIFVAALQAFIFTILAAVYIQMATSDEH, encoded by the coding sequence GTGCAGCTGGTGCGCCTCATCGTGCTGGCGGTCGTGCTGATCGTGATGTGCGTGCTCGCCTCCCGCGCGAAGCTCGTGCCCGGTCGCGGCCAGAGCATCGTCGAGCTGCTCATCGAGTTCGTCAACGGCACCATCATCAAGAACACGCTGGGGATGCGCGAGGGCAAGCGTTTCGCCCCCTTCCTCATCACCGTGTTCTTCTTCCTGCTGGCGATGAACCTCGCCGGTGTGGTGCCCGGGCTGAACCTGGCCGGCACCTCGGTGATCGGCCTGCCGTTGCTGGTGGCCCTGTGGACCTTCGTGGTCTACGTGAGCGCAGGCGTGAAGAAGCACGGCATCGCCGGCTACCTCAAGCACGAGACCGCCCCGCCCGGGCTGCCCAAGCCGATCTACCTGCTGCTCGTCCCGATCGAGTTCCTGCAGGTGGTCCTCATCCGCTGGGCCTCGCTGACGATCCGACTGCTCGCGAACATGGTCGCCGGCCACATCATGCTGGTGGTCTTCATCGGCCTCACCCAGGGCCTCCTGCTCTCGGGCAGCTGGCTGGTCGCGGTCTCCCCCTTCGCCGGTGCGCTGGCGATCGGCATCTACGGCTTCGAGATCTTCGTCGCCGCCCTGCAGGCCTTCATCTTCACGATCCTCGCCGCGGTGTACATCCAGATGGCCACCTCGGACGAGCACTGA
- a CDS encoding MraY family glycosyltransferase, whose translation MRIYLFLLLLAAAVTFLVTPGVRLLARRLGAMTAVRDRDVHEAVTPRLGGLAMFAGVLCAMLVASNVPFLEGLFRDSRQPWAILAAAGLVCLLGAADDKWDLDWVTKLAGQVLAALLLAWQGVSLVTLPINGVTVLSGRTALILTVLVVVVSMNAVNFVDGLDGLAAGVMAIGGSAFFLYAYLLTRDASADDYSSLAALLTAVLIGACLGFLPHNLTRARIFMGDSGSMLLGLMLAASTIAVTGQVDPARLSGADFFGQFLPILLPIGVMIVPFLDFGLAVLRRIGSGRSPFHADKAHLHHRLLSLGHSKRTAVLIMYTWTVVISVGLLLPLVLPLRTVYACWALGLMIAVLLTFDPLRWRPRRPRKDSDARTP comes from the coding sequence GTGAGGATCTATCTCTTCCTCCTGCTGCTGGCCGCCGCCGTCACCTTCCTGGTGACCCCGGGGGTGCGGCTGCTGGCCCGACGGCTCGGCGCCATGACGGCCGTGCGGGACCGCGACGTGCACGAGGCGGTCACGCCGCGGCTGGGAGGACTGGCGATGTTCGCCGGAGTGCTGTGCGCGATGCTCGTGGCCAGCAACGTCCCGTTCCTCGAAGGCCTGTTCCGCGATTCGCGGCAGCCCTGGGCGATCCTCGCCGCGGCCGGTCTGGTGTGCCTGCTCGGCGCGGCCGACGACAAGTGGGACCTGGACTGGGTGACCAAGCTCGCCGGCCAGGTGCTCGCCGCGCTGCTGCTGGCCTGGCAGGGGGTGAGCCTGGTGACCCTCCCGATCAACGGCGTGACCGTGCTCTCGGGCCGCACCGCGCTGATCCTCACCGTGCTGGTGGTGGTGGTGAGCATGAACGCGGTGAACTTCGTGGACGGCCTGGACGGCCTCGCCGCCGGGGTGATGGCCATCGGCGGCTCCGCCTTCTTCCTCTACGCCTACCTGCTCACCCGCGACGCCTCGGCGGACGACTACTCCTCCCTCGCCGCGCTGCTGACCGCCGTGCTGATCGGCGCCTGTCTGGGCTTCCTGCCGCACAACCTCACCCGCGCCCGGATCTTCATGGGGGACTCCGGCTCCATGCTGCTGGGCCTCATGCTCGCCGCGAGCACCATCGCCGTGACCGGGCAGGTGGATCCCGCCCGGCTCTCCGGGGCGGACTTCTTCGGGCAGTTCCTGCCGATCCTGCTGCCGATCGGCGTGATGATCGTGCCCTTCCTCGACTTCGGGCTCGCCGTGCTCCGGCGCATCGGCTCCGGGCGGTCCCCGTTCCACGCCGACAAGGCCCACCTCCACCACCGCCTGCTCAGCCTGGGCCACTCCAAGCGCACCGCGGTGCTGATCATGTACACCTGGACCGTCGTCATCTCGGTGGGCCTCCTGCTGCCCCTCGTGCTGCCCCTGCGGACGGTCTACGCCTGCTGGGCGCTCGGCCTCATGATCGCCGTGCTGCTCACCTTCGACCCGCTCAGATGGCGCCCCCGCCGCCCCCGGAAGGACTCCGATGCCCGCACACCCTGA
- a CDS encoding L-threonylcarbamoyladenylate synthase, whose protein sequence is MTVHDTQNPESREAALAAAVDAVRSGDLIVLPTDTVYGIGADAFTPDAVQALLEAKGRGRDTPPPVLIGDHAVLLALAANLPDYVEDLAEELWPGALTLILTAQPSLTWDLGETRGTVALRMPEEEIALELLRRTGPLAVSSANRHGKPAALSVLDAATQLGDAVEVYLDGGPARIGESSTILDTTVTPAEIVRQGAITKEQIIEVVGDIFTAPEPEPEETGSGDAEGDDAEPTSTTEDADAAQEHSGEAAADEDPAATGAAPVPAPADAATDGAEAAGATSVLDLPAEPEPAAAAQDDASQPAETPLAGLTGQAPAEAPRRASQEDGAESTPG, encoded by the coding sequence GTGACCGTGCACGATACCCAGAACCCCGAGTCCCGCGAGGCCGCCCTCGCCGCCGCCGTCGACGCCGTCCGCAGCGGCGACCTGATCGTCCTGCCGACGGACACCGTCTACGGCATCGGTGCGGACGCCTTCACCCCGGACGCCGTCCAGGCGCTGCTGGAGGCGAAGGGGCGCGGCCGCGACACCCCGCCGCCCGTCCTGATCGGCGACCACGCCGTGCTGCTCGCCCTGGCCGCGAACCTGCCCGACTACGTCGAGGACCTCGCCGAGGAGCTCTGGCCCGGCGCGCTCACCCTGATCCTCACGGCGCAGCCCTCCCTCACCTGGGACCTGGGGGAGACCCGCGGCACCGTCGCCCTGCGCATGCCGGAGGAAGAGATCGCCCTCGAGCTGCTGCGCCGCACCGGCCCGCTGGCGGTCTCGAGCGCGAACCGGCACGGGAAGCCCGCGGCGCTGAGCGTGCTGGACGCCGCCACCCAGCTGGGCGACGCCGTGGAGGTCTACCTCGACGGCGGCCCCGCCCGCATCGGCGAGAGCTCCACGATCCTGGACACCACCGTCACCCCGGCGGAGATCGTGCGCCAGGGCGCGATCACCAAGGAGCAGATCATCGAGGTGGTGGGAGACATCTTCACCGCCCCGGAGCCCGAGCCCGAGGAGACCGGGAGCGGCGACGCCGAGGGCGACGACGCGGAGCCCACCTCCACCACCGAGGACGCCGACGCGGCGCAGGAGCACAGCGGCGAGGCCGCAGCGGACGAGGACCCCGCCGCGACCGGGGCCGCCCCGGTCCCCGCGCCCGCCGACGCCGCGACGGACGGCGCGGAGGCGGCGGGCGCCACCTCCGTGCTCGACCTCCCCGCCGAACCCGAGCCCGCCGCCGCGGCCCAGGACGACGCCTCGCAGCCCGCCGAGACCCCGCTGGCGGGTCTGACGGGGCAGGCCCCGGCCGAGGCGCCGCGCCGCGCTTCCCAGGAGGACGGCGCGGAGAGCACGCCCGGGTGA
- a CDS encoding N5-glutamine methyltransferase family protein has protein sequence MAGNARPGERDVLAMPTVGDEARARLRSALAETTARLGAAGVPSPSADARELIARAADTERPLVLLDELPVGFAQRLEEGVARRERREPLQLILGRAPFRRLMLDLEPGVFIPRPETELALDLLREHAAGPFDTVLDLCAGSGALGAAVLDELPGARVLAVEIDPAAAALTARNLERAGPGRGRVLTADLGGPVPELDALGAVDAVLSNPPYIPPEAVPRDPEVFHHDPHRALFGGGADGLAVPRAVIGWARRLLRPGGVLVMEHADVQGPATRAAAAEIGGFDQLSTAADLTGRDRFLVARRAPGEQTDGSERLSR, from the coding sequence ATGGCGGGCAATGCGAGGCCGGGGGAGCGGGACGTCCTCGCGATGCCGACGGTCGGCGACGAGGCCCGGGCACGGCTGCGCAGCGCCCTCGCGGAGACCACGGCGCGTCTCGGTGCGGCCGGTGTGCCCTCACCGAGCGCCGACGCCCGAGAGCTGATCGCCCGGGCCGCGGACACCGAGAGGCCGCTGGTGCTGCTGGACGAGCTGCCGGTCGGCTTCGCGCAGCGGCTGGAGGAGGGCGTCGCGCGGCGGGAGCGGCGCGAGCCGCTCCAGCTGATCCTGGGCCGTGCCCCGTTCCGCCGGCTGATGCTCGACCTCGAGCCCGGGGTGTTCATCCCGCGCCCGGAGACGGAGCTCGCCCTCGACCTGCTGCGCGAGCACGCCGCCGGACCGTTCGACACCGTGCTCGACCTCTGTGCGGGCAGCGGCGCGCTGGGCGCCGCCGTGCTCGACGAGCTGCCGGGCGCCCGGGTGCTGGCCGTCGAGATCGACCCGGCCGCCGCGGCGCTCACCGCCCGGAACCTCGAGCGGGCGGGCCCCGGCCGGGGCCGCGTCCTGACGGCGGATCTCGGCGGTCCGGTCCCGGAGCTCGACGCGCTCGGCGCCGTCGACGCCGTGCTCTCCAATCCGCCGTACATCCCCCCGGAGGCCGTGCCCCGCGACCCCGAGGTGTTCCACCACGATCCCCACCGTGCCCTGTTCGGGGGCGGGGCGGACGGCCTCGCCGTGCCCCGCGCCGTGATCGGCTGGGCGCGCCGGCTGCTGCGGCCCGGCGGCGTGCTGGTGATGGAGCACGCCGACGTGCAGGGGCCCGCCACGCGGGCAGCGGCCGCGGAGATCGGGGGATTCGACCAGCTCAGCACCGCGGCGGACCTCACCGGCCGCGACCGATTCCTGGTGGCGCGCCGCGCTCCCGGGGAACAGACCGACGGAAGTGAGAGACTGTCCCGGTGA
- the prfA gene encoding peptide chain release factor 1 encodes MAETAEGRAGQESRGGDGEDRLAPLRAEHARLQEAMADPSLHEDPSRARRVGRRYAELEAVIEAADRLAATTADLETALELLELGEGDEELTAETAQLEARRESEREQLEELLAPRDPDDSRDVILEIKAGAGGEESALFAAEMLRMYRAYAEANGWRVEVLTSSPSDLGGLRDVTAAIASRGAAGPGAGVYAHLKHEAGVHRVQRVPVTESQGRIHTSAVGVLVLPEADETDESELLAEAMAPANLRIDVFRSSGPGGQSVNTTDSAVRITHLPTGVVVSCQDQKSQLQNREQALRILRTRLLDARRAEQEAASSAARRSQVRTVDRSERIRTYNFPESRVADHRTGYKAGNLAQVLAGDLDALIASSQEAERAARLAEAGAAATDDGEDA; translated from the coding sequence GTGGCTGAGACCGCAGAGGGCCGGGCGGGCCAGGAGAGCCGCGGCGGAGACGGCGAGGACCGGCTGGCCCCGCTGCGGGCCGAGCACGCGCGCCTGCAGGAGGCGATGGCCGATCCCTCCCTGCACGAGGACCCCTCCCGTGCCCGCCGTGTGGGCCGCCGCTACGCCGAGCTGGAGGCCGTCATCGAGGCCGCCGATCGCCTCGCGGCCACCACCGCGGACCTCGAGACCGCCCTGGAGCTCCTGGAGCTCGGGGAGGGGGACGAGGAGCTCACCGCCGAGACCGCGCAGCTCGAGGCGCGCCGCGAGAGCGAGCGCGAACAGCTCGAGGAGCTGCTGGCCCCGCGCGACCCGGACGACTCCCGCGACGTGATCCTCGAGATCAAGGCCGGCGCCGGCGGCGAGGAATCGGCGCTGTTCGCCGCCGAGATGCTGCGCATGTATCGCGCCTACGCCGAGGCGAACGGGTGGCGGGTGGAGGTGCTCACCTCCTCGCCCTCGGACCTCGGCGGGCTCCGGGACGTCACCGCGGCGATCGCCTCCCGCGGGGCTGCCGGCCCCGGCGCCGGGGTGTACGCCCACCTCAAGCACGAGGCCGGGGTGCACCGGGTGCAGCGGGTCCCGGTCACCGAGTCGCAGGGGCGCATCCACACCTCCGCCGTGGGCGTGCTGGTGCTGCCCGAGGCCGACGAGACCGACGAGTCCGAGCTCCTCGCCGAGGCCATGGCCCCCGCGAACCTGCGCATCGACGTGTTCCGCTCCAGCGGGCCGGGCGGGCAGAGCGTGAACACCACCGACTCCGCCGTGCGCATCACCCATCTGCCCACCGGGGTGGTGGTCTCCTGCCAGGATCAGAAGAGTCAGCTGCAGAACCGCGAGCAGGCCCTGCGGATCCTGCGCACCCGGCTGCTGGACGCCCGCCGCGCCGAGCAGGAGGCGGCCTCCTCCGCCGCCCGCCGCTCCCAGGTGCGCACCGTGGATCGCAGCGAGCGCATCCGCACCTACAACTTCCCCGAGTCCCGCGTCGCCGATCACCGCACCGGCTACAAGGCGGGCAACCTCGCCCAGGTGCTCGCCGGGGACCTCGACGCCCTCATCGCCAGCTCCCAGGAGGCGGAGCGCGCCGCGCGGCTCGCCGAGGCCGGTGCCGCCGCGACCGACGACGGCGAGGACGCCTGA
- the rpmE gene encoding 50S ribosomal protein L31, with amino-acid sequence MKAEIHPAYVETQVTCTCGNSFTTRSTKTDGAISTEVCSACHPFYTGKQKILDTGGRVARFQARYGKKNA; translated from the coding sequence ATGAAGGCCGAGATCCACCCCGCATACGTCGAGACCCAGGTGACCTGCACCTGCGGCAACTCGTTCACCACCCGCAGCACCAAGACCGACGGCGCCATCAGCACCGAGGTGTGCTCCGCGTGCCACCCGTTCTACACCGGCAAGCAGAAGATCCTGGACACCGGCGGCCGCGTGGCCCGCTTCCAGGCCCGCTACGGCAAGAAGAACGCCTGA
- a CDS encoding LacI family DNA-binding transcriptional regulator, which produces MSGADHRATIVDVAERAGVSRQTVSRAMNDMPGISAATRERVLRAAQELSYRPSRFGRGLVEQGPITVGLVVEDLSNSYFAELGAAVVRACAPHGWNVVLAEAVHAPDPDAVAADLARRVDALVGYGVLTAALRGAGGMPVVQLDGTPEQLADGGVVEIARQEAAAELADHLRERGVRRPVVVDLAVRGSASRSGVLAAALAPLAAGGEVPIRAVDARRGHEEALREILADGADAVIAFNDELAVRLLRALRALEVPVPERLRLVGVDGLEIASLVTPELTSLAIDIEEVAACTVELVSGMLAGTVPLSGEGAHRAVPYRLEVRAST; this is translated from the coding sequence ATGAGCGGGGCGGACCACCGGGCCACGATCGTCGACGTCGCCGAGCGGGCCGGCGTCTCCCGGCAGACGGTCTCGCGGGCGATGAACGACATGCCCGGCATCAGCGCGGCCACCCGTGAACGGGTGCTTCGCGCCGCCCAGGAGCTCAGCTATCGCCCCTCCCGGTTCGGACGCGGCCTGGTCGAACAGGGACCGATCACGGTGGGGCTGGTGGTCGAGGACCTCTCGAACTCCTACTTCGCGGAGCTCGGCGCCGCGGTGGTCCGGGCCTGTGCCCCCCACGGATGGAACGTGGTGCTCGCCGAGGCGGTGCACGCACCGGACCCCGACGCCGTCGCCGCCGACCTCGCCCGGCGGGTCGACGCGCTCGTGGGCTACGGCGTGCTCACCGCCGCTCTGCGCGGCGCGGGCGGCATGCCCGTGGTGCAGCTGGACGGCACCCCGGAGCAGCTCGCCGACGGCGGCGTGGTGGAGATCGCCCGGCAGGAGGCGGCGGCGGAGCTCGCCGACCATCTGCGCGAGCGCGGGGTGCGACGCCCGGTGGTGGTGGACCTCGCCGTGCGCGGCAGCGCCTCCCGCAGCGGCGTGCTCGCCGCCGCGCTCGCCCCCCTCGCCGCCGGGGGCGAGGTGCCGATCCGTGCGGTCGATGCCCGCCGCGGCCACGAGGAGGCGCTGCGGGAGATCCTCGCGGACGGCGCGGACGCGGTGATCGCCTTCAACGACGAGCTCGCGGTGCGCCTGCTGCGCGCCCTGCGCGCCCTCGAGGTGCCGGTGCCGGAGCGGCTGCGGCTGGTGGGCGTGGACGGGCTCGAGATCGCCTCGCTGGTCACGCCCGAGCTCACCAGCCTCGCCATCGACATCGAGGAGGTCGCCGCGTGCACCGTGGAGCTGGTCTCCGGGATGTTGGCGGGCACGGTGCCGCTCTCCGGGGAAGGCGCCCACCGCGCGGTGCCCTACCGTCTCGAGGTGCGTGCCTCGACCTGA
- a CDS encoding aldo/keto reductase yields MSTSSTPFRWAVLGPGSIARRFASQLPDSQDGVLVAVGSSSSERAHAFADEFALDGPALVGDYAQVLASPEVDAVYISTVHTGHARLAAQALEAGKHVLCEKPLTPNAGTTMALLDLAARTGRTLLEAYMYRFHPQTRRVLELVAEGAIGEVTHLDASFSFDTGGREGRLFDTATAGGGILDVGCYPLSLARFVAGAVAGKAFAEPTALRGSGTLGETGVDEWATAELTFAGDLTASLRTGVRLADPQSATLTGSRGVIRLADPWGLGEQQVIELDVVGEEPRRIEVPAASAYALEADALAEAAREGREVPELTAENSLGQARALDAWREQLGLRYPFEVDTAPIPTLTGRPLVAGAVQAGPAMTYGSLPGIDKRVSRLVMGCDNQMNLAHASAMFDAFYEIGGTTFDTAYIYGGGYIERLLGQWVRNRGVREDVVVITKGAHTPHCDPASITRQLEESLERQGTDYADLYMMHRDNPEVPVGEFVDAMDEHLRAGRIRAFGGSNWTPARVDEANAYARANGRAEFAGVSNHFGLAEALDVPWAGCVHATDPASKAWFEERGIALLPWSSQARGFFTGRARPEDRSDAELVRCYYSDENFERLARAEELGRERGVPATAIALAFVLHQSFPTFPLFGPRSIAEMRSSTLGLGVELSPEEMAWLDLRTPAR; encoded by the coding sequence ATGAGCACTTCCTCCACCCCGTTCCGCTGGGCCGTGCTGGGCCCCGGCTCCATCGCCCGCCGCTTCGCCTCCCAGCTGCCCGATTCCCAGGACGGCGTGCTGGTGGCCGTGGGAAGCAGCTCCTCGGAGCGCGCTCACGCCTTCGCCGACGAGTTCGCGCTCGACGGGCCCGCTCTCGTGGGCGACTACGCCCAGGTGCTCGCGTCGCCGGAGGTGGACGCCGTCTACATCTCCACCGTCCACACCGGGCATGCCCGCCTCGCCGCGCAGGCGCTCGAGGCCGGCAAGCACGTGCTGTGCGAGAAGCCGCTCACCCCGAACGCGGGCACCACGATGGCGCTCCTCGATCTCGCCGCGCGCACGGGCCGCACGCTGCTCGAGGCCTACATGTACCGCTTCCACCCGCAGACCCGCCGGGTGCTGGAGCTGGTCGCGGAGGGAGCGATCGGCGAGGTGACCCACCTCGACGCCTCCTTCTCCTTCGACACCGGTGGTCGGGAGGGTCGCCTGTTCGACACCGCCACCGCAGGTGGCGGCATCCTCGATGTGGGCTGCTACCCGCTCTCCCTCGCCCGCTTCGTCGCCGGGGCCGTGGCGGGGAAGGCCTTCGCCGAGCCCACGGCGCTGCGCGGCAGCGGCACCCTGGGGGAGACGGGCGTGGACGAGTGGGCCACCGCCGAGCTCACCTTCGCCGGAGATCTCACCGCGAGCCTGCGCACCGGAGTGCGCCTGGCCGATCCGCAGTCCGCCACGCTCACCGGCTCCCGCGGTGTGATCCGCCTCGCCGATCCGTGGGGCCTCGGGGAGCAGCAGGTCATCGAGCTCGACGTGGTGGGGGAGGAGCCCCGCCGGATCGAGGTGCCCGCCGCCTCTGCGTACGCCCTCGAGGCGGACGCCCTCGCCGAGGCCGCCCGCGAGGGCCGCGAGGTGCCCGAGCTGACCGCCGAGAACTCCCTCGGGCAGGCCCGCGCCCTGGACGCCTGGCGCGAGCAGCTGGGCCTGCGCTACCCCTTCGAGGTCGATACCGCCCCGATCCCCACCCTCACGGGCAGGCCGCTGGTCGCCGGCGCCGTCCAGGCCGGCCCCGCGATGACCTACGGCAGCCTCCCCGGCATCGACAAGCGCGTCTCCCGCCTGGTGATGGGCTGCGACAACCAGATGAACCTCGCCCACGCCTCGGCGATGTTCGACGCGTTCTACGAGATCGGCGGCACCACCTTCGACACCGCCTACATCTACGGCGGCGGCTACATCGAGCGCCTGCTGGGCCAGTGGGTGCGCAACCGCGGCGTGCGCGAGGACGTCGTCGTCATCACCAAGGGCGCGCACACCCCGCACTGCGACCCCGCGTCGATCACCCGCCAGCTCGAGGAGTCCCTCGAGCGCCAGGGCACCGACTACGCGGATCTCTACATGATGCACCGCGACAATCCCGAGGTGCCGGTGGGAGAGTTCGTGGACGCGATGGACGAGCACCTGCGGGCCGGGCGGATCCGCGCCTTCGGCGGCTCGAACTGGACCCCGGCGCGGGTAGACGAGGCCAACGCCTATGCCCGGGCGAACGGGCGCGCCGAGTTCGCCGGCGTCTCGAACCACTTCGGGCTCGCCGAGGCGCTGGACGTGCCGTGGGCCGGCTGCGTGCACGCCACCGATCCCGCCTCCAAGGCCTGGTTCGAGGAGCGCGGCATCGCCCTGCTTCCGTGGTCCTCGCAGGCCCGCGGCTTCTTCACGGGGCGCGCCCGTCCCGAGGACCGCTCGGACGCCGAGCTGGTGCGCTGCTACTACAGCGACGAGAACTTCGAGCGGCTCGCCCGCGCCGAGGAGCTCGGCCGCGAGCGCGGCGTGCCCGCCACGGCGATCGCGCTGGCCTTCGTGCTCCATCAGTCCTTCCCCACCTTCCCGCTGTTCGGCCCGCGCAGCATCGCCGAGATGCGCTCGTCCACCCTGGGCCTGGGCGTGGAGCTCTCGCCGGAGGAGATGGCCTGGCTCGACCTCCGCACCCCGGCGCGATGA